One Actinomycetes bacterium genomic window, CTCGAGCACCAGTCGTCAGTCCGCCGCCGTGGACGCGCACTTCGGGGTCGCTGCGACCTGGGACTACTACAAGAACACCTTCGGCCGCACCGGCATCAAGAACGACGGCAGGGGCGCCCGAGCGATCGTCCACGTGGGCAGCGGATGGGTGAACGCCTCGTGGTCCGACGCGTGCTTCTGCATGCGCTACGGCGACGGGGACGGTCGGTCCTACGGCCCGCTGGTCTCTCTCGACGTCGCCGGCCACGAGATGAGCCACGGCGTCACGTCGGCCACCGCCGGACTGACCTACCGCCGCGAGTCCGGTGGGCTGAACGAGGCGACCAGCGACATCTTCGGGACGATGGTCGAGTTCACCTCGAACACGGCCGGCGACCCCGGGGATTACCTGATCGGTGAGCGGTTCGCGATCGGCTCCGGCACCCCGCTGCGCTACATGGACCGGCCAAGCAGGGACGGCGCTTCCGCGGACTGCTGGAGCAAGCAGGTCGGCAGCCTCAACGTCCACTACTCGTCGGGCGTGGGAAACCACTTCTTCTACCTGCTGTCGGAGGGCAGCGGGCAGAAGATGATCGGCACCGTCACGTACGACAGCCCGACCTGCAACGGGTCGACCGTGTCCGGCATCGGCCGGACCTCCGCCGCGGCGATCTGGTACCGGGCGCTGACG contains:
- a CDS encoding M4 family metallopeptidase — translated: SSTSRQSAAVDAHFGVAATWDYYKNTFGRTGIKNDGRGARAIVHVGSGWVNASWSDACFCMRYGDGDGRSYGPLVSLDVAGHEMSHGVTSATAGLTYRRESGGLNEATSDIFGTMVEFTSNTAGDPGDYLIGERFAIGSGTPLRYMDRPSRDGASADCWSKQVGSLNVHYSSGVGNHFFYLLSEGSGQKMIGTVTYDSPTCNGSTVSGIGRTSAAAIWYRALTTSMTSSTNYAGARAATLSAAAYLYGSGSTQYNAVNAAWAAVNVK